The Porphyrobacter sp. LM 6 sequence ACCGGCCCGACCATTACCAGCGGCACCGGCCCGTCCTTGGTCTGCAAGGCAATCGGCCAGCACTGGATCGTGCCGACCAGCATCTCGTCCGCATCGAGCGCGGCGAGGCTGAGGCCGGGCAGCCAGTCCATCCCTTCGCGGATCCGGTAGGCAGTGCGCGCGTGACGATCCGGCCCGAAGGCGCGATCGAGCACTTCCTCGATCATCGCGGGATCGACCGCCTCGAGCGGGATGATGGTGGCGGTCGCCGCGTCGGTCATTTCGCGGTGAGCTTCAGCAGCCGCGCGCCCTTGCCGTCTTCAGCCACCCACAGCGCGCCGTCCGGTCCCTCGGCGAGCGAGCGCAGCCGCTTGTCGAAGGTGTAGCGTGTGACTTCGCGGGCGGTTCCACCATCGATCGCAACATCGACCAGCGCCTGCGCGCCAAGCCCGGCGATCAGCGCGTGACCCCGCCAGCCTTTGAACATCGGGCCGGTGTAGAACAGCATATCGCCGGGCGCGATCACCGGGGTCCAGCTCGTTGCAGGCTGGGCAAAGCCGTCGCTGGCCTCGTGATCGGGGATCGGATCTCCATTGTAGTGATCGCCGTTCGACCGCAGCGGCCAGCCGTAGTTCGCGCCTGCCTTGACGAGGTTGAGCTCGTCCCCGCCCGCCGGGCCATGCTCGACTTCCCACAGCCGGCCCTTGGCGTCCCAGTCCATCCCGAGGATGTTGCGGTGGCCCATCGACCAGATTTCCGCTGTGATGCCGCCCTTGTCTGCCATCGGATTACCCGCAGCAGGCGTGCCGTCGAGGTTGAGGCGCACGATCTTGCCGAGCGTGGTGCCTGTATCCTGCGCCGGCTGCATCTTCTGCCGCTCGCCGCTGGCGACATAGAGATATTTGCCATCGGGCGAGATGCTGAGGCGATGTGAATAGTGCCCGCGCCCGGAAACCTTTGGGGTCTGGCGCCAG is a genomic window containing:
- a CDS encoding PQQ-dependent sugar dehydrogenase, translating into MIRSARLIAALSLPAMMVASCANAETGETAAAVAADAAPFEVTDVAGFEEPWAMAFAPGTSVLFVTEKAGAVKFIDTATGTTGTVTGVPTVAYGGQGGLGDIAFLPSEASDLLYRRTIYLSWAEAGEGDLRGAVVGKGTLVCEEPNACTIDDLAVIWRQTPKVSGRGHYSHRLSISPDGKYLYVASGERQKMQPAQDTGTTLGKIVRLNLDGTPAAGNPMADKGGITAEIWSMGHRNILGMDWDAKGRLWEVEHGPAGGDELNLVKAGANYGWPLRSNGDHYNGDPIPDHEASDGFAQPATSWTPVIAPGDMLFYTGPMFKGWRGHALIAGLGAQALVDVAIDGGTAREVTRYTFDKRLRSLAEGPDGALWVAEDGKGARLLKLTAK